In the Doryrhamphus excisus isolate RoL2022-K1 chromosome 2, RoL_Dexc_1.0, whole genome shotgun sequence genome, AAGTGGTCGATAACGGTACACCTCATCTCTCTCTGCTCCCATTCATCTTGTAGCATCCCCTTATCTCGGCCCAATATGAAAGACTTCCGGGACAATGCAGAGCAGCAGCACATTGTTGCCCAGCAGAAAGCAGCCTTACAGGTGAGGCACATTATTTTGTGAAGCTCTTTGCCGAAAAAGTGTTCTTTGATTACCCGAGGCACAGATGCTGAAACTATTTTGtactgtccccccccccccccccccagcatgcacacgcacattCATCAGGCTTCTTCATCACTCAGGACTCGTCATTCGGTAACCTCATCCTCCCTGTGATTCCACGCCTGGACCCCGAGTCGTGACCCTTTGCCAACACCCAGGTTTCATATTTAGGCTCTGTGAAATGTGGACTCTTATGATGTGAAGGCGTAAATCTCAGGCTTTTCCCTGACATGTTGGATACACTGTAGAAGACTGTATACCATGTATGCAGTCATATGAATGCATCATGATGACCATATATCGGACTCATTATtccatacatattttttgtaatgctgtttatataataaaattgtaataaaaaattcCTGATGAGCAAGAAGCTTATCTGTAAATCTTAAAACATTCAGTGCGGATTGGAGCTGTGATGGACACTTTCACTGGAAGTACACTTGCCTACAAATCTCATGAGAACACATCCACTACTGATGATAATTGCATTAGGGATgataatagtgctttatttctgcctatctatatattttttgttgcaccgactgcacatttttttttactctttgctTATTGTTGATCAGGAAGTCATACAAACAAGCCTGACTCCAGCTTTACTGTCCTGCAGTCAAATATCATATCATTGAAGGTTGCACTGCACGGAGTGGCCACCAGATGTCAGCAGTGCACTCTGTTGAAGTGGTCCTCAGACATGTTTGTTGGGctgctttctttcttttaaaatacattttatggtcAAAGCTAATATTTCAGAAGGGTCGCAGTCACAAATGGCGGTCAGCGTTAGTCGAAACTCAGTGCCATAGGCAATTCTCTTCTGTTTCACAGTGGGACCCTTTGCAATTATTCTGGCTGTTAAAATATGCATGTCCGCTCCAgcctctcattttttttttacagttttaatcTTGCCTTCTGTAACGATCTGTAACGATCACGCAGAGTACACATGACCGGAAGCTACGGAATTCAATATGATTGCAGTTTTTACTTGCACTGCTAAAATGCTTCCATAACTGAAATATATTTGGCTCTTTACGTCTGACCTTTATCTTCCATCCAACCATATTATATAAAACGACAACAAAGCATGAAGTAGCATTTTGCATTGACAAAGTTGACATTCGTTTACACTGGCAAAAATGGAAAACTAGTTGGTGCGCTGTTAAACGTCACTGCTTTGtatgaccactagatggcagcattgCTCCCCACACTCACTTTCCCTCTATTTTCGCTTTCTCTCTCGTCTCGGTCTGTCTCTTTCTTTCTGTGGCAGGATACCACCTTCCGTTGGGCTGCAGGTTCTGGACAATCCAGCTGGAGTATGAGAGCATCTCAGCGCACCTGGACCGGAGGAACGGGGGCGAGGAGCCTGACACAGGTGAGCAACGCACACCGGC is a window encoding:
- the inip gene encoding SOSS complex subunit C isoform X1; this encodes MTANPPGPVFQNKARVQILAELEKERRRLMQSQSTATPGASIPLSRPNMKDFRDNAEQQHIVAQQKAALQHAHAHSSGFFITQDSSFGNLILPVIPRLDPES
- the inip gene encoding SOSS complex subunit C isoform X3; the encoded protein is MQSQSTATPGASIPLSRPNMKDFRDNAEQQHIVAQQKAALQHAHAHSSGFFITQDSSFGNLILPVIPRLDPES
- the inip gene encoding SOSS complex subunit C isoform X2, which gives rise to MTANPPGPVFQNKARVQILAELEKERRRLMQSQSTATPGASIPLSRPNMKDFRDNAEQQHIVAQQKAALQDSSFGNLILPVIPRLDPES